The Desmodus rotundus isolate HL8 chromosome 3, HLdesRot8A.1, whole genome shotgun sequence genome includes a region encoding these proteins:
- the LOC112318973 gene encoding retinol dehydrogenase 16 isoform X2, producing MWLYLVALVCLYYLLCWYRERQVVSHLRDKYVFITGCDSGFGNLLARQLDLRGLRVLAACLTEKGAEQLRGQTSDRLATVILDVTKTESIAVATQWVKEHVGDRGLWGLVNNAGISVPTAPNEWLTKQDFMKILDVNLLGVIEVTLSLLPLVRKARGRVVNVSSILGRVSLYGGGYCISKYGVEAFSDSLRRELSHFAVKVAIIEPGYFKTVLASTDLVSRSFQEAWDRTSPEVKEIYGEKFLAACMKSFELLDKICTKDLSLVTDCMEHALIACHPRTRYSCGWDSKLIYLPMSYMPTFLVDAIIQWSRPRPIKAL from the exons ATGTGGCTGTACCTGGTGGCTCTCGTGTGCCTGTACTACCTTCTATGCTGGTACCGGGAGAGACAGGTGGTGAGCCACCTCCGAGACAAGTATGTCTTCATCACGGGCTGTGACTCAGGCTTTGGGAACCTACTggccaggcagctggacctgcgaGGCTTGAGGGTACTGGCCGCGTGTCTGACAGAGAAGGGGGCTGAGCAGCTGAGGGGCCAGACATCGGACAGGCTGGCAACAGTGATCCTGGATGTCACCAAGACAGAGAGCATTGCTGTGGCCACCCAGTGGGTGAAGGAGCATGTGGGGGACAGAG GACTCTGGGGCCTGGTGAATAATGCTGGCATCTCTGTGCCCACGGCACCCAACGAGTGGCTGACCAAACAGGACTTCATGAAGATTCTCGATGTGAACCTGTTGGGGGTGATCGAGGTAACCCTGAGTCTGCTGCCCCTGGTGAGGAAGGCGAGGGGCCGCGTGGTCAACGTCTCCAGCATCTTGGGTCGTGTATCCTTGTATGGCGGGGGCTACTGCATCTCCAAGTACGGTGTCGAGGCCTTCTCAGACTCCCTCAG GAGGGAGCTCTCCCACTTTGCAGTGAAAGTGGCAATCATCGAGCCGGGTTACTTCAAGACCGTTTTGGCGAGTACTGATCTGGTTTCTAGGAGCTTCCAGGAGGCATGGGATCGGACCAGCCCAGAGGTGAAGGAGATCTATGGGGAGAAGTTCCTGGCAGCCT GTATGAAATCATTTGAATTGTTGGACAAAATATGCACGAAGGATCTGTCCTTGGTGACGGACTGCATGGAACATGCCCTGATCGCCTGCCATCCCCGCACCCGATACTCATGTGGCTGGGACTCCAAGCTCATCTACCTTCCCATGAGCTACATGCCCACTTTCCTGGTGGATGCCATAATCCAATGGAGCAGACCAAGGCCCATTAAGGCCCTGTGA